The genomic stretch CATCCGAGAATGGTTTCGTAAATCTGTCCAAGGTTCATACGCGAAGGTACACCCAACGGGTTCAATACAATATCAACCGGAGTTCCATCTTCAAGGAACGGCATATCTTCTGCACGTACAATTTTTGCAACAATACCTTTATTACCGTGGCGACCTGCCATTTTATCGCCAACTTTCAGCTTACGCTTAACAGCAAGATATACTTTGGCAAGTTTCAACACACCGGCAGGCAATTCATCGCCGATAGATATGTTGAACTTTTCACGCTTGTAACGTCCAAGTTCTTCGTTGTATTTGATATTATAGTTGTGTAACAAAATGTTGATTTGACTATCAACCGTTTCATCACCGGTCCAACCCAACGGATTTACATTTTGATAATCAACGCCATTCAGGTTTTTGCTGTTGAATTTAGCCCCCTTGCCGATTAATACTTCGCCGAAGTTATTGCTAACACCTGTGGAAGTTTTGTCTTTCAACAAACTCTGCAATTTGCTCAACAACAATTCTTTTACAGCCGCGGCATTTTCCTGATGCGTTTTTTCTATTTTTTCCAATTGCGCTTTTTCACGCACTTTGCTGTTTTTATCTTTCTTAGCGCGTTGGAATAATTTCTTGTCGATAACCACACCTTCCGTTCCGTTTGGCGCTTTCAGAGAAGCATCTTTTGCATCGCCGGCTTTATCTCCAAAGATTGCGCGAAGTAATTTTTCCTCCGGCGTCGGGTCACTTTCTCCTTTCGGAGTGATTTTACCGATCAGAATATCGCCTTCACGAACTGTTGCACCGATGCGGATAATTCCGTGCTCATCCAAATCTTTAGTGGCTTCTTCGGAAATATTCGGAATATCGGATGTCAATTCTTCTTCGCCGAGTTTTGTATCGCGTACTTCCAATTCATATTCTTCAATATGAACAGAAGTAAACAAGTCTTCACGAACAACTTTTTCGTTGATTACAATCGCATCTTCAAAGTTGTAACCTTTCCACGGCATAAACGCAACCTGTAAGTTACGACCCAGAGCCAATTCGCCATCTTTTGTAGCGTAACCTTCTGTCAAGAAATCGCCTTTCTTTACAACTTGTCCTTTCTTCACAGCAGGGCGCAAGTTGATGGAAGTTGCCTGGTTGGTTTTGATAAATTTGGTTAATCTGTATACCACCAAATCATCTTCAAAAGAAACCAAACGGTCAGCGTCATTTCTATTATAACGAACGTGAACTTCACGTGCATCTACAAATTCTACAACACCATCGCCTTCTGCATGAATCTGGATACGTGCGTCGCGAGCCGCTTTGCCCTCCAGACCTGTACCTACAATCGGCGCCTGCGGAAGCAATAACGGAACCGCCTGACGTTGCATATTTGAACCCATTAGCGCACGGTTGGCATCGTCATGTTCGAGGAACGGAATCAAAGACGCGGACAAACCTACAATTTGGTTGGGCGCAACGTCCATGAATTCGACTTCACTTTTGTCCAGTACAGGGAAATCGCCCGTTTCGCGGCTAATGATTCTGTCTTCTATGAAAACACCTTTATCGTCCAAAGGCACGCTGCTCTGTGCAATTTTTGCAGTATCTTCTTCTTCTGCACTCAGGAATCTTAAATGTTTCAAATCTACTTTACCATCATGCACTTCGTGATAAGGCGTTTCGATAAAGCCCATATCGTTGATTTTCGCATGAACGCAAAGCGTAGAAATCAAACCGATGTTCGGTCCTTCCGGCGTTTCAATCGTACACAAACGACCATAGTGGGAATAGTGCACGTCGCGCACTTCAAAGCCCGCACGTTCACGGCTCAAACCGCCCGGTCCGAGCGCGGAGATACGACGCTTGTGCGTAATTTCCGACAATGGATTGGTTTGGTCTAAAAACTGCGACAACTGAGAAGTTCCGAAGAAGGAATTGATAACGGAAGATAATGTTCTTGCATTAATCAAATCAACCGGCGTAAATACTTCATTGTCGCGCACGTTCATACGCTCGCGAATGGTACGCGCCATACGCGCTAAACCTACGCCAAACTGAGCGTACAACTGCTCGCCTACTGTACGTACACGACGATTGCTCAAGTGGTCAATATCATCTATTTCGGCTTTACCGTTTGTAAGGCGAACCAAATATTTGATGATTTCAATAATATCTTCTTTGGTAAGAACTTTCGTTCCTAATTTCTGCTTAACTTCAAGCTTGCGGTTGATTTTGTAACGACCCACTTCGCCTAAATCGTAACGCTTGTCGCTAAAGAACAATTTGTCAATGATACCGCGAGCGGTTTCGTTATCCGGCGCATCTGCACCACGCAACTGACGATAAATAAATTGAACTGCTTCCAGTTCAGAATTGGTAGTATCTTTATTCAATGTGTTGTAGATGATTGCGTAATCGCCGCCAACATCTTCACGCTGAATGAACACGCTTTTCACTTCCAAATCGGCAATTACCTGAATTGCCTCTTCGTCCAAAATGGTATCGCGTTCCAACACAACCTCATTACGCTCGAGCGACACAACTTCTCCGGTATCTTCATCCACAAAATCTTCTACCCATGCTTTTAATACACGAGCAGCGAGTTTTTGCCCGATGTGTTTTTCCAAAGCCTTTTTATCGGCAGGAACTTCTGTTGCCATACCGAACAAAGTCAAAATATCTTTATCCGTTTCGAAGCCAATAGAACGCAGCAAAGTAGTAACCGGGAATTTCTTCTTACGGTCGATGTATGCGTACATCACATTGTTGATGTCGGTAGCAAATTCCATCCACGCACCTTTGAAAGGAATAACGCGGGCAGAATAAATTTTTGTTCCGTTTGGATGCGTTGATTGTCCGAAGAATACACCGGGAGAACGATGCAACTGAGAAACAATTACACGTTCAGCACCATTGATAACGAATGTACCACGCGGCGTCATATACGGAATATTTCCCAAGAAAACGTCCTGTACAATTGTCTGGAAATCGATATGCTCTTCGTCATTACAGCTCAAGCGCAACTTGGCTTTCAGAGGAACTGCATACGTTAAACCACGTTCCATACATTCTTCAATGGAATAACGCGGCGGGTCAACGAAATAGTCCAAAAATTCCAGCACGAAAATGTTACGCGTGTCCGTGATAGGGAAATTTTCCTTGAATACACGGAAAAGACCTTCGTTGTTACGCTTGTCGGGCGTTGTTTCTAACTGGAAAAATTCGCGGAAAGATTCTAACTGAATGTCTAATAAATCAGGTGTTTCAGCAAGGTGTTTCGTTTTACCAAAGCTGACCCTGTTGTGAAGTTTTGTTGATGACATATCTGTATTTAACCGGTTTTATGAATTAAACCCATCTGAAAATATACGAAAAATTTGCGCAGTTTCTCCTATATTTTTTGTATTCAGATTGGATTAAAGGGCAACAAAGGTACAAATTGTATTGAAACCTGCAAAAAGTATTTTATTCTTCAAAAAGAGCAAAACTTCCGCCCACCCATGTTTTATTTTTATTTAATGCAACACTTATCATATTTCCTTTGGTAAGGCGTGCCAAATTGTAAGCTGCTACCGGGCGGGAAGCTCCTTTTTCCCAGAAATAAAAAAGGCGAATTTCGGCTTTGGCATTTTCGTCGGGCGTTTTAATAGCAGATGCGTATTTTACTTTTTTCTGTAAAATATAATTTTCCTTATCAGAGATTTCATCAATATTCTCTTTTTTCACATCAATAATAACGCCGTTGCCGGCAAATGAAAACAAAGGCTTCAGCACATAATTTTCCAAATCGTCGGGGATTTCTTTCAAGTCTTTTAGAAAGAAAGTCTCGGGAACGTTCGGATGCTTCAAAAACGGTAATGTATATTTACTTACGCGGTAAAACCAGTTTGAATGTGTAATCCATTCGACATCCAAATCGTCAAACAAAATTTTTGCTTTACTCTGCACACCAGGCGCTTGCCGATGAAGTTCATCAAAAATCAGACGATTGTATATACGCTCAATTTTAATCTTATCTCCGTCCTTGATATAAAATAAATCTCTGTTTTCTTTTATCAAATCAGTTACACATACCGTTTCTATACCGAGATATTTTTTTGTGTAAAGAAAATCTATCCTGGTTTTTTGTTGGTCGGGAAATATTTCTAAGAGAATTGTATGCTCAGGATTGTTATCTCCTACCAATATTTTTTCCAACAAATGAATTGCTTTTTCTTCACTATATCCATTTAAAAACGGTGTGAAGTTTTTGGGGAAATTGTATGCAACATCTCCCGATTTGTATTGATGCAATTGATAAGCAAATAACGAAGGGAAAGCCTGCATCTCAACCAGCATCGGCTCGTATTCATCGGCTCCGTTTTCACAAATTCCGAAATCCAGAATCAGGAAATGCGGGTGTTGTTCATCGCCTGCAACTTTTATATTTCCGGGAATAGCATTCTGTGTAAGCTGCTTAAATTCGGGGGACAATATTTTGTCAATAACAGCTTCGCCGGCGGAGAGCATTTTTTCTTTAAACCCTTTATCGACAAAAACAGGAGTTTCCGCAATTCTAAAATCCAATGTACCCGGAAAATCTTTTTCGAGATAAGCAAGATAATTTTTGTATTTATCTTCGGAAAAATGATTGTTGAAATCATTCCTGATTGTAGTTATCATAATTGGTAAATAGTGTTTTAATAACCGAATATACAAAAACAAAACAGGCGTACAACTTTCTTGTACACCTGTTTTGAAAAAATATACATAGCCCTTTATTCAGAGATGTTAAACACAATCCCTTGTTTTTGGCGATATGTTACTTGTCTTCCGTTTTGAATTGCAGGTATCCATTTAGGACCACGTTCAATTACACGTACAGCTTCAGCGGCAGTTCCGTAATCAGGATTTGGCGCGCTAATGGCTTTTACCTCAGAAATGGAACCATCGCGGCTTACGAGAAAAGAAACAAT from Arachidicoccus sp. BS20 encodes the following:
- the rpoB gene encoding DNA-directed RNA polymerase subunit beta, whose amino-acid sequence is MSSTKLHNRVSFGKTKHLAETPDLLDIQLESFREFFQLETTPDKRNNEGLFRVFKENFPITDTRNIFVLEFLDYFVDPPRYSIEECMERGLTYAVPLKAKLRLSCNDEEHIDFQTIVQDVFLGNIPYMTPRGTFVINGAERVIVSQLHRSPGVFFGQSTHPNGTKIYSARVIPFKGAWMEFATDINNVMYAYIDRKKKFPVTTLLRSIGFETDKDILTLFGMATEVPADKKALEKHIGQKLAARVLKAWVEDFVDEDTGEVVSLERNEVVLERDTILDEEAIQVIADLEVKSVFIQREDVGGDYAIIYNTLNKDTTNSELEAVQFIYRQLRGADAPDNETARGIIDKLFFSDKRYDLGEVGRYKINRKLEVKQKLGTKVLTKEDIIEIIKYLVRLTNGKAEIDDIDHLSNRRVRTVGEQLYAQFGVGLARMARTIRERMNVRDNEVFTPVDLINARTLSSVINSFFGTSQLSQFLDQTNPLSEITHKRRISALGPGGLSRERAGFEVRDVHYSHYGRLCTIETPEGPNIGLISTLCVHAKINDMGFIETPYHEVHDGKVDLKHLRFLSAEEEDTAKIAQSSVPLDDKGVFIEDRIISRETGDFPVLDKSEVEFMDVAPNQIVGLSASLIPFLEHDDANRALMGSNMQRQAVPLLLPQAPIVGTGLEGKAARDARIQIHAEGDGVVEFVDAREVHVRYNRNDADRLVSFEDDLVVYRLTKFIKTNQATSINLRPAVKKGQVVKKGDFLTEGYATKDGELALGRNLQVAFMPWKGYNFEDAIVINEKVVREDLFTSVHIEEYELEVRDTKLGEEELTSDIPNISEEATKDLDEHGIIRIGATVREGDILIGKITPKGESDPTPEEKLLRAIFGDKAGDAKDASLKAPNGTEGVVIDKKLFQRAKKDKNSKVREKAQLEKIEKTHQENAAAVKELLLSKLQSLLKDKTSTGVSNNFGEVLIGKGAKFNSKNLNGVDYQNVNPLGWTGDETVDSQINILLHNYNIKYNEELGRYKREKFNISIGDELPAGVLKLAKVYLAVKRKLKVGDKMAGRHGNKGIVAKIVRAEDMPFLEDGTPVDIVLNPLGVPSRMNLGQIYETILGWCGKKLNMKFATPIFDGASPEEIAKYCEDAGIPSMGHTYLYDGETGERFDQKATVGVIYMIKLHHMVDDKMHARSIGPYSLITQQPLGGKAQFGGQRFGEMEVWALEAYGASNILQELLTIKSDDIIGRAKTYEAIVKGDNIPRPSVPESFNVLVHELRGLGLDLRFE